A single region of the Jaculus jaculus isolate mJacJac1 chromosome 15, mJacJac1.mat.Y.cur, whole genome shotgun sequence genome encodes:
- the Adcyap1 gene encoding pituitary adenylate cyclase-activating polypeptide isoform X2, which yields MAMCSRARLALLVYGIIMHSSGYCSPATSGLRFPGLRSEDEAYDEDGNPLQDFYEWDPPGALSPAYAVYYPAERRDVANEILHKAYRKVLGQLSARKYPQSLVTKGAGGTPGGGGADDYDSPLSKRHSDGIFTDSYSRYRKQMAVKKYLAAVLGKRYKQRVKNKGRRIAFL from the exons ATGGCCATGTGTAGCCGGGCGAGGCTGGCCCTGCTGGTCTACGGGATTATAATGCACAGCAGCGGGTATTGCTCACCGGCCACCTCCGGACTCCGCTTCCCCGGGCTCAG GTCAGAGGACGAGGCTTATGACGAGGATGGAAACCCACTGCAGGACTTTTACGAATGGGACCCGCCGGGCGCCCTGAGCCCCGCCTACGCCGTCTACTACCCGGCAGAACGAAG AGACGTCGCCAATGAGATCCTCCACAAGGCCTACCGCAAGGTCCTGGGCCAGCTGTCGGCCAGGAAGTACCCGCAGTCTCTCGTGACCAAGGGCGCGGG GGGGACCCCGGGCGGGGGCGGCGCGGATGACTACGACTCGCCCCTCTCCAAACGCCACTCGGATGGCATCTTCACGGACAGCTACAGCCGCTATCGGAAACAAATGGCCGTCAAGAAATACTTGGCGGCCGTCCTAGGGAAAAGGTATAAACAAAGGGTTAAAAATAAAGGACGCCGAATAGCGTTTTTGTAG
- the Adcyap1 gene encoding pituitary adenylate cyclase-activating polypeptide isoform X1, translating to MAMCSRARLALLVYGIIMHSSGYCSPATSGLRFPGLSRSEDEAYDEDGNPLQDFYEWDPPGALSPAYAVYYPAERRDVANEILHKAYRKVLGQLSARKYPQSLVTKGAGGTPGGGGADDYDSPLSKRHSDGIFTDSYSRYRKQMAVKKYLAAVLGKRYKQRVKNKGRRIAFL from the exons ATGGCCATGTGTAGCCGGGCGAGGCTGGCCCTGCTGGTCTACGGGATTATAATGCACAGCAGCGGGTATTGCTCACCGGCCACCTCCGGACTCCGCTTCCCCGGGCTCAG CAGGTCAGAGGACGAGGCTTATGACGAGGATGGAAACCCACTGCAGGACTTTTACGAATGGGACCCGCCGGGCGCCCTGAGCCCCGCCTACGCCGTCTACTACCCGGCAGAACGAAG AGACGTCGCCAATGAGATCCTCCACAAGGCCTACCGCAAGGTCCTGGGCCAGCTGTCGGCCAGGAAGTACCCGCAGTCTCTCGTGACCAAGGGCGCGGG GGGGACCCCGGGCGGGGGCGGCGCGGATGACTACGACTCGCCCCTCTCCAAACGCCACTCGGATGGCATCTTCACGGACAGCTACAGCCGCTATCGGAAACAAATGGCCGTCAAGAAATACTTGGCGGCCGTCCTAGGGAAAAGGTATAAACAAAGGGTTAAAAATAAAGGACGCCGAATAGCGTTTTTGTAG